In Pirellulales bacterium, the genomic stretch TGTTGCGGCGTGTTGGGAACCGTCCAGCCTTCGTAGCTATTGCCGAAGAGGACGATACCGAAGGGGGATTCTCCTCCGACGCAGGTTGTCAATAAGCGGCAGTAGGCCGCTGAACGAGCGCATTGTTGCGGACCTGGAGTCGGTGCCTGGCGGCTGTTGGGTGGGAGGGCCATGACGACCGGAATCCGCAGCGAGCCCCGCACCAGCACCCGCCAGGGGCGACCGGCCAGCTTCAGGTCTTCATCTTCCAGAACGTGCTGATAGACCTCGGATTCATAACCGGCCTTGAGCAGTTCCCACCAATTCACCCGTTGCATCTGGTCGCTGTCTTCGATGGGTTGGCGGTCCAGGGCCTCGCGCGCCGAGCGTCGCCGACTGACCAGCACCATCACGCTCTGAAGCCGGTCGGCGAATCGCCAACTCAGTGTTGCGAACACGGCGGCCACCGGCAGCATCCACAGCCAAAGCCCGTCGTAAAACATCCATCCCAGCGCGATCAGGGCAGCCGCAAAACGAATTCCCAGGCGTCGCAGGTCGCGCAGTTGGTGCTCCAGGGCTTGCTCGATCAACGCCAGGCTGTAGTCGGGCAGGTAATCGAGATTAAAGCGTGGTGGCGGCTCATCGATTTCGTCCATCTGTTGCTGGGCATAGGCCAATACGCCTGCCCGCGGACAGAAGACGAACTCCGACAAGGTGTGGACGGTCAGCCACCCTCGGCGGTCGCCAAACCCTGGGAACTCCACTGCATCCAAACGACTCATAGAACGCTCTCCTGCCGATGCCCAATCTGCCCTGCAATGATCCTGTCCGCATTCATTCCAGCGTGAAAGGATCCACCATGTCTCGCCGACTCCTTACGATTACGCCATCCATCGTCGCCTGTGCCCGAGACTACTTGCACCACTCGCAATCTGGCACGTTCGTTGCCATGCATATCGCCGAATGCTTTGCGTTGCCTTCCGACCGAATTGTCGCCATTTGGGACGATGCCGAGTTCGAACTCCTCAAGCGCGGCCAACAGCACGAATTTGAACTGGTTGCTGTCGCCGTATTCAAAGATGGCCGCTGTGTCGCCGAATACCGCAATCGGAATTTTTGCGATCCAGGTGCTACGCTCCTTGCTGGTCTGGACGACTGATTCACTTCCACGTCCTGAGTTCGCGTTGCACACTGGCCATATCTGCCGGACGCTTGCTCCTGGGGAGTTGTGTGCAAGCCACGATCAGTTCGCCAATCCCCTTGGGAATCCGCAACTCACTGACGACTACTTCCTCATCACCAGCCTTTGGCAGTTCGCCCGCGACCAACTGGGCGGCGATCCGCCCCCAACTATAAATGTCGGCCCGCACGTCGACATCGCCTCCCGCTGTCACTTCTGGGGCACGAAACGGGTCAGTCTGCCAATAGTGCTTGTTGGAAACCGTCAGGTCCGTATCCAGGAGTTTAGCCAACTCGAAATCGGTAAGGATCGGCGTCTGGTCCATGGTCCGCACCAGCACGAACTGGGGTGCGAGTTCGCGCCGAACGATTGCCTGCTCGTGCAATGCCGCCAAGCCATCGGCAATGCCACGTAAGATGGTGATGATCGTGCCGCGATCGAAGGTCGTTTCGACGAACAATGCCGAGAGCGTCCGGCCTTCGACCCATTGGTCGACCACCCACCAGTTGCGGTCGGCAGGGTCGGGCAAGGCGGTCAAGTTAATGGCCACGTTCGGATGCTGACCGATGCGACCACAAACGTCCGGGTGACGCTGAAGCTGCGCCGCCAGCGCTTCACGATCGCAATCTGAAAGCTGCCCCAGGTCGTAGCACTTGCCACGGCCGAGACGCTCAGGCAGGTGCAAATGTGCCATGCGGTACAGACGCCACTGCAAACTGTTCGAGGCCGTCTCCCACGGACCCATTGGCTGGGCTGCTTCCCAGTCGCCCACCAGGCGGCCGCGGCCGTTCACCCGCAAATGACCGTTCGTCTCTAGCTCCAGCGGATGCAGGATCTCGGTCGGATCTTGAATTTCAAAGAATTCGGCGATGCGGGTGACGATCTTCATCATGCATGCCTCACCGCGAAAGATACGCTGCCGTGTGCGACTCGGAATCCCCGCTTCGATGGCAAATGCCTGTTCGGTAAGCCCTCTTTGAATGCGCAGGCGATGAATTTTTTCGATGTCGAGGCGGTACAGCCGCTGCCCACTCTTCATGGCGAAGGTTCCTTTCTGCACGAGTAGCCGGAAATGACCGGCGAAGGCGACTCGTGGCGAACAGCGGCTTCACGTTGAATAGCAGCGTGTGACGCCAGTTCGACCACACATGTTACTCAATGTCGCCATCCGACTTGAATAGGGCGATGCGCTTCTGGAGTGCATCTGCGCCTACTTCTGTCTATTCAACCTGCGAGAACGACCATGCAAGCTGATAAGAAAGGCCAACACTCGGCAGAGAAGGGGAGCCTCTCACGGATGATCACCGTCGACGAGTTGGCCACGATTTTAGGGCTCTCCAAACGGACGATTTGGCGGCTGCTCTCCGCCGGAGAGATCCCCAAGCCGATCCGTCTAGGGGGCAGCACTCGCTGGGTATTGGCCGAAATCGAGGCCTGGATCGCCGCCGGCTGTCCACGCCCGTGAAGTCTGTCAGTTGCAGCGTGCGAGGGGAGCGCCATCACGAAATCCATTGCCGGTGGCCGCAGACTGCCCCAGGTTGCGGATCGGCCCGCACAACCAACCGTCGCAGAATACCCCAGGCAATCTACGCGGGCGTTTGCGACGTTACGCGATGAGCTTCCACCCTGACTCGCCGAGAACGATGGACGAACTTGAGCCTGTAGCTCCCGCGACCGATGTTCGAATGCCGGACATTTTTCTGACGGTCCGAGACGTGGCTGCACGATTGCGTGTCTCGCAGTCGTGCGTCTACGCGCTGGTTCAGCAGGGACGGCTTTCCTGTCATCGCATTGGTGGTGGTCGCGGTGCTGTCCGAATCAGCGAATCCGACCTGCAACGGTTCCTGATCTCTTGCCGTGCGGAATCAGCCGAACCAACCGAGCCGCAACGCGAGGAGCCCCGCAGGGCCCCTCGCGTGCAGCTCAAGCACTTGAAGCTCTAAGCCGATGCTTGGCGAATCTGGTCGAGCATGTGCTTCGGATTATGACTCAGGTGCTGATACGTCAACGAGAGCATGGCGGGGTTCGCGTGCCCCAACAAGATCGCGACCGTGAGTGCATCCACTCCGGCTTCGAGCATCCGAGTCGCAAAGGAATGGCGTAGGACGTAGAGGCACACGCGCCGACCGAGCCGTTCCTGAATGCGGGTGTATTGGCAATTCAGCGAATAGGCAACCCACGGCCGACCTTTCGTATTCCGGAAGAGTGGTCCCTTGGGATGTTTCAGCATCAGTCGCTTCGTGATGGCCAACGCCGTATCGGAAAGATAGACGATGCGCGGCCGTGTCTTGACCTTCGCCTCGTGCGGTGGAAACACCCAGCGAGCATTTTGCAGGTCGACGTGCCGGGCTTCGACGCGAATGAGTTCCTGCGGTCTGGCCCCCGTTTCCCAGGCCGTGACGACCAGGTCGCGAAACTCCTGCCGACGAATGGCGGCCAGCATGACCGGAAACTCGGCCGGAGTCACAATCGTCTCTCGCCGGCCCGCTTTGGGCTTCTCCAGGTAGTGAATCGGCGAACGCTCCAGGTATCCCAGTTTTTCGGCCCAGTTGAAGGCCCGTTGGACCGCGACCATGCCACCGCGTTTATGACCATCCGCCCAGTCGTCATGTCCGTCGACCCACTGTTGCACGTGATAGGGCTTGAGGGCCTCGACGCTCATGTTCTCCGGGAGCGTCTTCGCGAACGACTGGCAATGGGCGAGATACCACTCGTACGTGCGTAGTGCCCGGTGCTTTTTCGTCCATTCGAGGAAGTTGTCGAGCACCACCGCAACGGATTGATGCTCGACCTTCTTTCTCTTCTTAGGCGGCGATTTGAGCAGCGTTCGATAGCGATTGAAGGCAGCGGCCCGATCGGGACCGAGATTGTGCTGTTTCCCATCGAGCGTGACGTACCAGACACCCCGCTCGGGACGGAACCAAGGCTTTGGAAACTTCATAGCAAACCCTCCAGTCAGGAACCACGGGACAAAACCAGCGTGGACCGGAAGGTTCGCGTTCAGCCCCCAGGTAGTTACCCCTGCCTGGGGGTTTTTTCTGTGACAAATCTGTGACAAGCGGTTTGGGCTCGTCGTAAGTCATTACGCCCGGCTGGAATCGAACCAGCAACCTGCGGATTAGAAGTCCGCTGCTCTATCCAGTTGAGCTACGGGCGCGTGGATGGCTCGCTCATGCGCGCGAGGTGGATTAAGGCTATCAGCCCGCTTCCTTTCGGCAAAGGTGGCTGCGCCCCGGGGCGACAAGGCTCCAGCGTTAGGAGCGAACTTGTCCGTGCGGGGTTCGGGCGGAAGTACCGCGATTCTGGTGGCCTTTACTCCGGGACGGGCAAAAACCAGATGTTGCGGTACTGCACGGGCGCCAGATGGAATTGCAACATCAGTGGGCCGGGCTCGGGCGATTCCGCCTGACCGAGTCCGCTTTCGTGGGGCATTTCGGCTCCGTCGTGAATGGTGACGCCGTTGAGCGCGACGGTGAGCCGGGCGTGGGCCGTTTTCTTTCCGTCGGCGTCGAATTTCGGCGCGCGAAAGTCGATCTCGTACGTCTGCCAGGCCAGTGGCGGAAAGCACATGTTCAGCCGGGGTTCGTGGAAGCCGTAGAGACCGCCACACTCGTTGTCCTTCTTGGGCAATCCGAACGAATCGAGAACCTGGACCTCGTAGCGCTTCTGCAGATAGACGCCGCTATTGCCGCGATCCTGCCCACGATGCTTGGGCATGAAGGGAGTGCGGAACTCGAGGTGGAGCTTGCCGTCGCCGAACGATTCTTTGCTGAACGCACCGGCCGGCAAGGCGCCACCGGGCAGCACTCGTGCCGAGCGAAAGTGATCGGCCGAGGTGCCATCGAAGAGCACGATGGCGCCTGCGGGGGGCGCGGCGCCGAGCGTGGGACTCTTGCGCTCGATTTTTTCCAACACTCCCAACTCCATCCCGCCCGTGTCGTAGATGGTCATCTTGCCGTCGGCGATGATTCCCTTGCCATGTTCCGAGGTGATGGTCGTGACGCCGTCGGTGGTCTCGCCACGAGCGGAGTTGATGGGCTGCTCTTCGCTACCTGGCTCGCCGGGCAGGCCTCCCATGAAGACAACGGCCTCGAACTGGCCATCCCCCAGGGCGATGACCTGCACGCCAATCGACTCGCCGGTAGAAAGTTCGCCCATGTACTCGCCTTGCACGGCAAACTCGGGACCGGCCTTTGCGGGGTCGATCGCGATGCGAACGGGCTTGTCTTCGGCAAACAGGGGAGTGACGAGCACGCTACAGAAGAAGGCAATCACGATCGAGCGCACCATGCGAACTTGAACCTCGCAGGAAAAAGGAGCAGGAAGGTTCCGGGACCAAGGTCCTAGCTTAGCCTGATCCTAGGGCCTAAAAAAAGCCTTGGCAGGCGGAACATTCGTTCCACCGGCCAAGGCTTTTCAGGCCGCCGGGGGGGCTCCCTCGCTAAATGCTTTGCTGCAGAGGAGCCGTGGCAGCCTGTCTGGTACGATGCCCCTCGAGTACAGGGAAAACCAAGGCCTCAACCGGGAAGCTAATCTTCTCGCTACGAGAACATCGCATGTCACTTGTCCAGATCACGACCGAGGCGCTCTACCACGCCGCAGGGGAGCACGGACGAATCCCGGAGAAGGCCGGCACGGGTAAGCAACGATGAAGCTGGTCATCTCGCCCGCCATCGACGACGCACGGCTCGCACGCGTGCGCGAAGCGGCGCCGTCGGCCAAGATCGTCAACGCGACGGATTCTTCCCAGGCGCTGCGCGAAATGGCCGAGGCAGACGCTTTTTTCGGCAAGCTGACCCCCGAGTTGTTGGCCGCCGCCGGCCGATTGCGATGGGTGCAAACGGCCACGGCCAGTCTCGAACATTACCTGTTCCCGGCGCTGGTCGAACATCCTTGTCAATTGACGAACATGCGCGGACTCTACTCTGACGTCATCGCCGATCAGACCTTGGGCTATGTCATCTGTCTCGCTCGGAACTTTCCGCGGTACATGCGTCAGCAGATGGAAGGGCGCTGGGAACCGGCCGGCGGCGAAGCGGCACGTTCGGATTTCATCTCTGGCCCGGGCGTCGTCAGCGCGATGGATCGCGCGCACCTGCACCTGGCCGATTGCACGCTGGGGATCGTGGGATTAGGGGCCATTGGCCGCGAGATCGCTCGCCGTGCCAGGGCCTTCGGGATGACGATCGTGGCCGTCGACCCCCAGACGGAAGAGATTCCACCGGGAGTCGAATCGCTCTGGCCCCCCCAGGAATTGCCCAAGCTGCTGGGGGCGAGCGATTTCGTGGTGATCGCCGCTCCCCATACTCCCGAGACCGAGGGGCTGTTCCGCCGCGCGCAATTCGAGCAGATGAAGCGCACCGCGTACTTGATCAACATCGGGCGCGGGGCGATCGTCGTGCTCGACGATCTGACGCAAGCGCTCGGCGCAGGCCAGATCGCCGGTGCGGCACTCGACGTGTGCGAGATCGAACCGTTGCCCCCCGATCACCCGCTCTGGCGGATGGACAACGTTATCATCACGCCGCACGTGGCCGGCTGTGCGACAGTGGTGGCCGAGCGTCACCTGGACGTGCTCGTCGAGAATGTCGGACGATTCTCGCGGGGCGAAGCGCTCATGAATCTTGTCCGCAAGGATCTGTGGTACTGATCCGCGTGGCGTCGGCGACGTGCGAAGTTCCCACCGCGGCGTGCGAAAAGCCGCCGAGCCGAAAGCCCGCCTCGGGCAACGTCCAACAGAACCTGACTGGCGCACCACCGGCTACTTTTGGTCGTCGGTCGAAATTTCGGCGGCGCGATCGCGCAGGTGGACGCGTGCCAGCGAATAGA encodes the following:
- a CDS encoding protein kinase, with the translated sequence MKSGQRLYRLDIEKIHRLRIQRGLTEQAFAIEAGIPSRTRQRIFRGEACMMKIVTRIAEFFEIQDPTEILHPLELETNGHLRVNGRGRLVGDWEAAQPMGPWETASNSLQWRLYRMAHLHLPERLGRGKCYDLGQLSDCDREALAAQLQRHPDVCGRIGQHPNVAINLTALPDPADRNWWVVDQWVEGRTLSALFVETTFDRGTIITILRGIADGLAALHEQAIVRRELAPQFVLVRTMDQTPILTDFELAKLLDTDLTVSNKHYWQTDPFRAPEVTAGGDVDVRADIYSWGRIAAQLVAGELPKAGDEEVVVSELRIPKGIGELIVACTQLPRSKRPADMASVQRELRTWK
- a CDS encoding helix-turn-helix domain-containing protein: MITVDELATILGLSKRTIWRLLSAGEIPKPIRLGGSTRWVLAEIEAWIAAGCPRP
- a CDS encoding helix-turn-helix domain-containing protein; this translates as MDELEPVAPATDVRMPDIFLTVRDVAARLRVSQSCVYALVQQGRLSCHRIGGGRGAVRISESDLQRFLISCRAESAEPTEPQREEPRRAPRVQLKHLKL
- a CDS encoding site-specific integrase, producing MKFPKPWFRPERGVWYVTLDGKQHNLGPDRAAAFNRYRTLLKSPPKKRKKVEHQSVAVVLDNFLEWTKKHRALRTYEWYLAHCQSFAKTLPENMSVEALKPYHVQQWVDGHDDWADGHKRGGMVAVQRAFNWAEKLGYLERSPIHYLEKPKAGRRETIVTPAEFPVMLAAIRRQEFRDLVVTAWETGARPQELIRVEARHVDLQNARWVFPPHEAKVKTRPRIVYLSDTALAITKRLMLKHPKGPLFRNTKGRPWVAYSLNCQYTRIQERLGRRVCLYVLRHSFATRMLEAGVDALTVAILLGHANPAMLSLTYQHLSHNPKHMLDQIRQASA
- a CDS encoding DUF1080 domain-containing protein, translated to MVRSIVIAFFCSVLVTPLFAEDKPVRIAIDPAKAGPEFAVQGEYMGELSTGESIGVQVIALGDGQFEAVVFMGGLPGEPGSEEQPINSARGETTDGVTTITSEHGKGIIADGKMTIYDTGGMELGVLEKIERKSPTLGAAPPAGAIVLFDGTSADHFRSARVLPGGALPAGAFSKESFGDGKLHLEFRTPFMPKHRGQDRGNSGVYLQKRYEVQVLDSFGLPKKDNECGGLYGFHEPRLNMCFPPLAWQTYEIDFRAPKFDADGKKTAHARLTVALNGVTIHDGAEMPHESGLGQAESPEPGPLMLQFHLAPVQYRNIWFLPVPE
- a CDS encoding D-2-hydroxyacid dehydrogenase, with amino-acid sequence MKLVISPAIDDARLARVREAAPSAKIVNATDSSQALREMAEADAFFGKLTPELLAAAGRLRWVQTATASLEHYLFPALVEHPCQLTNMRGLYSDVIADQTLGYVICLARNFPRYMRQQMEGRWEPAGGEAARSDFISGPGVVSAMDRAHLHLADCTLGIVGLGAIGREIARRARAFGMTIVAVDPQTEEIPPGVESLWPPQELPKLLGASDFVVIAAPHTPETEGLFRRAQFEQMKRTAYLINIGRGAIVVLDDLTQALGAGQIAGAALDVCEIEPLPPDHPLWRMDNVIITPHVAGCATVVAERHLDVLVENVGRFSRGEALMNLVRKDLWY